One window from the genome of Mycolicibacterium gadium encodes:
- a CDS encoding nuclear transport factor 2 family protein: MPSPEDNAATVNRYLEYAAAGKIDDIVELYADDATVEDPVGSEVHIGSQAIRGFYSAIPQGDNGTEVLTLRALGNEVAFHWLLTISMGDAKMSIDIISVMTFNSDGKIASMKAYWTPENMTQL, encoded by the coding sequence ATGCCATCGCCTGAGGACAACGCCGCGACCGTCAACCGCTACCTCGAATACGCCGCGGCGGGAAAGATCGACGACATCGTCGAGCTCTACGCTGACGATGCCACCGTCGAGGATCCTGTCGGCAGCGAGGTGCACATCGGGAGCCAGGCGATCCGGGGCTTCTACTCGGCCATTCCCCAGGGCGACAACGGGACCGAAGTTCTCACCCTCCGCGCCCTCGGTAACGAGGTGGCGTTCCACTGGTTGCTGACCATCAGCATGGGCGACGCCAAGATGAGTATCGACATCATCAGCGTCATGACCTTCAACTCCGACGGCAAGATCGCGTCGATGAAGGCCTATTGGACCCCGGAGAACATGACCCAGCTCTGA
- a CDS encoding GOLPH3/VPS74 family protein — translation MAQIAEDLLLLLLDNASAQPGLERQRRERVLAAAVLLDLAYACRIRPAMAEDAVEPGRLIALSAPGVMDPIAESAFQLLQRRPLRPAAAVKKLSKRTADDLTHHLEQTGQIRRIRLQSNRLTHPYAWPLTDRQRVDQARSAMLAALFDRRPPAPATAAIITLLHAVDGLGAILSLNDRGWRWVHARAGEIASGSWIDEYPTSIRELNLVVTASALRPELT, via the coding sequence ATGGCGCAGATCGCCGAGGATCTCCTTCTGCTTCTGCTCGACAACGCGTCGGCGCAGCCGGGACTCGAGCGTCAACGGCGTGAGCGGGTGCTCGCGGCCGCGGTACTGCTGGATCTCGCGTACGCCTGCAGGATCCGGCCTGCGATGGCCGAAGACGCAGTCGAACCCGGTCGGCTGATCGCGCTGTCCGCCCCGGGCGTGATGGATCCGATTGCCGAGTCGGCGTTCCAGTTGCTGCAGCGGCGGCCGCTGCGGCCGGCGGCTGCCGTGAAAAAGCTGTCAAAGCGCACCGCGGACGATCTCACCCACCATCTCGAGCAGACCGGCCAGATTCGGCGTATTCGGTTGCAGTCCAACCGATTGACCCATCCTTACGCGTGGCCGCTGACGGATCGGCAGCGGGTGGATCAGGCGCGTTCGGCGATGTTGGCCGCGCTGTTCGACCGGCGGCCACCGGCACCGGCGACAGCGGCGATCATCACGCTGCTGCACGCTGTCGACGGGCTGGGCGCAATTCTGTCGCTCAACGATCGCGGATGGCGGTGGGTGCACGCCCGGGCTGGCGAAATCGCAAGCGGCAGTTGGATCGACGAGTACCCGACGTCGATACGCGAACTGAATCTCGTAGTCACCGCGTCGGCGTTGCGGCCCGAGCTAACCTAG
- a CDS encoding cystathionine gamma-synthase has protein sequence MNEQHRSRGLATKAIHAGFRPDPATGAVNAPIYASSTFAQDGVGGLRGGYEYARTGNPTRTALEASLAAVEEAQYGRAFASGMAATDCALRAVLRPGDHVVMPDDAYGGTFRLIDKVFTQWGIDYTAVSLSDLDAVRAAVTPQTKLIWVETPTNPLLSIADIAGIAGIAASSKVKVLVDNTFASPALQQPLTLGADIVLHSTTKYIGGHSDVVGGALLTSDEELDTAFAFLQNGAGAVAGPFDAYLTMRGLKTLVLRMRQHCENATLVAEFLADHPAIGTVLYPGLPSHPGHEVAAKQMSGFGGMVSVRMRGGADAARQLCASTEIFILAESLGGVESLIEHPGAMTHASTAGSQLEVPDDLVRLSVGIEDSADLIADLEQALG, from the coding sequence ATGAATGAACAGCACAGGTCGAGGGGGCTTGCCACCAAGGCCATCCACGCAGGCTTTCGACCCGATCCGGCGACCGGCGCCGTCAACGCCCCGATCTATGCGAGCTCGACCTTTGCCCAGGACGGAGTCGGCGGCCTGCGCGGCGGATACGAGTACGCCCGTACCGGCAATCCGACCCGTACCGCACTGGAAGCATCGCTTGCCGCCGTCGAGGAGGCCCAGTACGGGCGCGCGTTCGCGTCGGGGATGGCGGCCACCGATTGCGCGCTGCGTGCGGTCTTGCGGCCCGGCGACCACGTCGTCATGCCCGACGACGCCTACGGCGGCACCTTTCGTTTGATCGACAAGGTGTTCACGCAGTGGGGTATCGACTACACCGCGGTGTCACTATCCGACCTCGACGCCGTTCGTGCCGCGGTCACACCGCAGACCAAGTTGATCTGGGTGGAGACGCCGACCAATCCGCTACTGTCGATTGCCGATATCGCAGGCATCGCCGGTATCGCGGCGTCGTCGAAGGTGAAAGTGTTGGTGGACAACACGTTTGCTTCGCCTGCGCTGCAGCAGCCCCTGACACTGGGGGCGGACATCGTCCTACATTCGACGACGAAGTACATCGGTGGGCACTCGGACGTGGTGGGCGGCGCGTTGCTGACCAGCGATGAAGAACTCGACACCGCGTTCGCGTTCCTCCAGAACGGCGCGGGCGCTGTCGCGGGCCCGTTCGACGCCTACCTCACGATGCGCGGACTCAAGACCCTGGTGCTGCGCATGCGTCAGCACTGCGAAAATGCGACGCTGGTCGCCGAGTTCCTGGCCGATCACCCGGCGATCGGGACGGTGCTGTATCCGGGATTGCCGAGTCACCCGGGCCACGAGGTCGCCGCAAAGCAGATGAGCGGCTTCGGCGGCATGGTCTCGGTGCGTATGCGGGGCGGTGCCGACGCCGCCCGCCAGCTGTGCGCGAGTACGGAGATCTTCATCCTCGCCGAGTCGCTGGGCGGGGTGGAATCGCTGATCGAGCACCCCGGTGCGATGACGCACGCCTCGACGGCGGGATCCCAACTGGAGGTGCCCGACGACCTCGTGCGTCTGTCGGTCGGCATCGAGGACTCGGCGGACCTGATCGCCGATCTAGAGCAGGCGCTAGGTTAG
- the mca gene encoding mycothiol conjugate amidase Mca — MSELRLMAVHAHPDDESSKGAAATARYADEGVRVMVATLTGGERGDILNPAMDLPEVHGRMTEIRRDEMAKAAEILGVEHHWLGFVDSGLPEGDPPPPLPDGCFALVPLEEPTESLVRVIRKFRPHVMTTYDENGGYPHPDHIRCHQVSVAAYEAAGDHMLFPDAGEPWNVLKLYYNHGFLRKRMQLIQDEFAKHGEVGPFEKWLKHWEADHDIFESRVTTRVECAKYFAQRDDALRAHATQIDPNGDFFRAPIEWQQRLWPTEEFELARSRVPVSLPETDLFAGIEIDE; from the coding sequence TTGAGTGAACTGCGGTTGATGGCGGTACACGCCCACCCGGACGACGAGTCCAGCAAGGGTGCGGCCGCCACGGCACGGTACGCGGACGAGGGCGTGCGCGTCATGGTGGCGACGCTGACCGGGGGCGAGCGCGGCGACATCCTCAACCCGGCCATGGACCTGCCCGAGGTGCACGGCCGGATGACCGAGATCCGGCGCGACGAGATGGCCAAGGCGGCCGAGATCCTGGGCGTCGAGCACCACTGGCTCGGTTTCGTCGACTCGGGCCTGCCCGAGGGCGACCCGCCGCCACCGCTGCCCGACGGTTGCTTCGCCCTGGTGCCCCTCGAGGAGCCCACCGAATCGCTGGTGCGCGTCATCCGCAAGTTCCGGCCCCACGTGATGACGACGTATGACGAGAACGGCGGCTATCCGCATCCCGATCACATCCGGTGCCACCAGGTGTCGGTCGCCGCGTATGAAGCCGCGGGCGATCATATGCTGTTCCCCGATGCGGGGGAGCCCTGGAACGTGCTGAAGCTGTACTACAACCACGGCTTCCTGCGAAAGCGCATGCAGCTGATTCAGGACGAGTTCGCCAAGCACGGCGAGGTGGGCCCCTTCGAAAAATGGCTCAAGCACTGGGAAGCCGATCACGACATCTTCGAGAGCCGGGTGACCACCAGGGTCGAGTGCGCGAAGTACTTCGCCCAGCGAGACGACGCGCTTCGTGCGCACGCCACCCAGATCGACCCCAACGGCGACTTCTTCCGCGCGCCGATCGAATGGCAGCAACGGCTCTGGCCGACAGAGGAATTCGAGTTGGCACGGTCACGCGTACCGGTGTCGCTGCCCGAGACGGACTTGTTCGCAGGGATCGAGATCGACGAATGA
- a CDS encoding DUF2189 domain-containing protein: MGAPGGYPPAPGPGFPGAQELNVGEAFSWAWNKFSKNAAALIVPALVYSVIVGILVGAVYGLAFALAPTQTYESYGTSYSYEASFGFASFLALIVGYLILMVVAAAMQSAYLGGLLDIANGQPVTIGSFFKPRNVGSVIVATLIIGIAAGILSFCFIGGIAVSLFTLFATVIIVERNASPIDAIKQSFEITKNNFVPVILALLVIYAITIVGTLACLIGLIVAIPVAALFLVYTYRKLTNGQIAPLTP, encoded by the coding sequence ATGGGCGCGCCGGGCGGTTATCCACCGGCTCCGGGCCCGGGTTTCCCTGGCGCACAAGAGCTTAACGTCGGCGAGGCGTTCTCTTGGGCGTGGAACAAGTTCAGCAAGAACGCTGCCGCGCTGATCGTCCCGGCACTCGTGTACTCGGTCATCGTCGGCATTCTCGTCGGTGCCGTGTACGGCCTGGCGTTCGCTCTTGCGCCGACGCAGACCTACGAGTCCTACGGCACCAGTTACAGCTACGAAGCGAGCTTCGGCTTCGCGAGCTTCCTGGCGCTGATCGTCGGATACCTCATCCTGATGGTGGTCGCCGCGGCGATGCAATCGGCCTATCTGGGTGGTCTATTGGACATCGCGAACGGACAACCGGTTACGATCGGGTCGTTCTTCAAGCCGAGAAACGTAGGCAGTGTGATCGTCGCGACCCTGATCATCGGGATAGCGGCGGGAATCCTGTCCTTCTGCTTCATCGGTGGGATTGCGGTGTCGCTGTTCACACTCTTCGCGACGGTGATCATCGTCGAACGCAATGCCTCTCCCATTGACGCGATCAAACAGAGCTTCGAGATCACCAAGAACAACTTCGTTCCGGTGATCCTCGCACTGCTCGTCATCTACGCCATCACGATCGTCGGGACGTTGGCCTGCTTGATCGGGCTGATCGTTGCCATCCCGGTCGCCGCGCTGTTCCTGGTGTATACCTACCGCAAGCTCACCAACGGCCAGATCGCTCCGCTGACGCCGTAA
- a CDS encoding thioredoxin domain-containing protein: MSPAEFAGRNTLGGATSPYLRQHADNPVHWLEWSPQALAEAAARDVPILLSVGYAACHWCHVMAHESFEDEQVAAAMNEGFVCIKVDREERPDIDAVYMNATFALTGQGGWPMTCFLTPDGRPFFCGTYYPKANFLQLLAAVSDTWRTRRADVEETSDHISGELRSMVSDLPRGGPPIQPSLCDHAVADVLAHEDPVNGGFITNQTGAPKFPPSAMLEALLRSHERTGDLMPLEAVERTCTAMARGGIYDQLAGGFARYSVDAAWVVPHFEKMLYDNALLLRAYAHWARRTSDPLARRVAGETARFLIDDLGADGMFTSSLDADADGHEGLTYVWTPAQLTELLGPDDGCWAAEVFGVTEAGTFEHGSSVLQLPGDPDDADRFDRVRTALLAARSTRPQPGRDDKVVTGWNGLAITALAEASVALDDPEFLNAATQCASGIVGLHIVDGRLRRASLGGRVGDSAAILEDHAALATGLLTLYQLTGETSWLSSAMLLIDIALRHFADSETAGRWYDTADDAETLMVRPADPLDGATPSGASLIAESLQLAAHLAPAHRADVYASAAESTLTGAAHILARLARSGGHWLAVAEAAVRGPIQIAVACDPVGSELLAAARTLAPGGAIVVGGEVDSSELLADRDRVAGADAAYVCRGRTCDLPVTSAGDLAVALGVSV, encoded by the coding sequence GTGAGTCCGGCTGAGTTCGCCGGCCGAAACACCTTGGGCGGGGCCACGAGTCCCTACCTGCGCCAGCACGCCGACAACCCGGTGCACTGGCTCGAGTGGTCACCGCAGGCGTTAGCGGAGGCGGCGGCACGGGACGTGCCGATCCTGCTGTCGGTCGGATACGCGGCCTGCCACTGGTGTCATGTGATGGCCCACGAGTCGTTCGAGGACGAGCAGGTCGCGGCCGCGATGAACGAGGGGTTCGTCTGCATCAAGGTCGATCGCGAGGAACGGCCTGACATCGACGCGGTGTACATGAACGCCACATTCGCGCTGACCGGTCAGGGCGGCTGGCCCATGACGTGCTTCCTGACGCCGGATGGCCGCCCGTTCTTCTGCGGTACGTATTACCCCAAGGCCAACTTCCTGCAACTGCTCGCCGCCGTCTCCGACACGTGGCGGACCCGCCGTGCCGACGTCGAGGAGACCTCCGACCACATCAGCGGCGAGTTGCGGTCGATGGTGTCGGATCTACCTCGGGGCGGACCGCCGATTCAGCCGTCGCTGTGTGATCATGCCGTCGCCGACGTGCTTGCGCACGAGGATCCCGTCAATGGGGGTTTCATCACCAATCAGACTGGGGCGCCCAAGTTTCCGCCGTCAGCGATGCTGGAAGCGCTGCTGCGCAGCCACGAACGCACGGGTGACCTGATGCCCCTCGAGGCGGTCGAGCGAACCTGTACGGCGATGGCGCGCGGCGGCATTTACGACCAGCTGGCCGGAGGGTTCGCGCGATACAGCGTCGACGCCGCGTGGGTGGTGCCGCACTTCGAGAAGATGCTGTACGACAACGCTCTGCTCTTGCGCGCATACGCGCACTGGGCCCGCCGCACGTCAGACCCGCTGGCGCGCAGAGTGGCCGGTGAAACGGCGCGGTTCCTCATCGACGATCTCGGCGCCGACGGCATGTTCACCTCGTCGCTGGATGCCGACGCCGACGGACACGAGGGCTTGACGTACGTGTGGACGCCGGCCCAACTGACCGAGTTGTTGGGGCCGGATGACGGCTGTTGGGCCGCAGAGGTTTTCGGTGTCACCGAAGCCGGCACCTTTGAACACGGCAGCTCGGTGCTGCAATTGCCGGGTGACCCCGACGATGCCGATCGGTTCGATCGGGTACGCACGGCGCTGCTGGCCGCCAGGTCGACGCGCCCCCAGCCCGGCCGCGACGACAAGGTCGTCACCGGGTGGAACGGACTGGCGATCACCGCGCTCGCCGAGGCGTCGGTGGCGCTCGATGACCCCGAATTCCTGAACGCCGCAACGCAATGCGCGAGCGGGATCGTCGGGCTGCACATCGTGGACGGCAGACTGCGCCGGGCCAGCCTCGGCGGCCGTGTCGGCGACAGTGCCGCCATTCTGGAGGACCACGCCGCGCTGGCCACCGGCCTGCTGACGCTGTATCAGCTGACCGGCGAGACGTCGTGGCTGAGTTCGGCGATGCTGTTGATCGACATCGCCCTGCGGCATTTCGCCGATTCGGAGACCGCCGGGCGCTGGTACGACACGGCGGATGACGCTGAAACCCTTATGGTTCGGCCCGCCGATCCGTTGGACGGTGCGACGCCGTCCGGTGCGTCCCTGATCGCCGAGTCGTTGCAGTTGGCGGCACATCTGGCTCCCGCGCACCGCGCTGACGTTTATGCATCGGCGGCCGAGTCGACGCTGACGGGTGCCGCACACATCCTGGCGCGCCTGGCACGCTCTGGCGGCCACTGGCTGGCCGTCGCCGAAGCGGCTGTGCGCGGGCCCATTCAAATCGCCGTCGCCTGCGATCCCGTCGGCTCGGAGCTGCTGGCCGCCGCGCGCACGCTGGCCCCCGGTGGGGCGATCGTCGTGGGCGGTGAAGTGGACTCCTCGGAACTGCTGGCCGACCGCGACCGGGTGGCCGGCGCCGACGCCGCGTATGTATGCCGTGGCAGGACCTGTGACCTGCCGGTCACCTCCGCCGGGGATCTCGCCGTCGCGCTCGGTGTGTCCGTGTAG
- a CDS encoding RDD family protein, with amino-acid sequence MRANVTSQPPPPPAGDFAQGVPSIAPVVTGGNYTPWFTRVLAYVIDSIPVYLLTAIGGVVLYIFQPTETLCVAEAFCATGRNGPSTTAWIIFSLCVLVAVAFTLWNFVVRQGNTGSSIGKQIMDFKVVGEQTQQPIGVGKSFLRQIAHGLDALICYIGFLFPLWDPKRQTIADKLLKTVCVPL; translated from the coding sequence GTGAGGGCGAACGTGACCAGTCAGCCGCCACCGCCACCCGCGGGTGACTTCGCCCAGGGTGTTCCCTCGATTGCGCCCGTGGTCACTGGAGGTAACTACACGCCGTGGTTCACCCGCGTGCTCGCCTACGTGATCGACAGCATCCCGGTGTACCTGCTCACCGCCATCGGTGGCGTCGTCCTCTACATCTTCCAGCCGACCGAAACATTGTGTGTGGCCGAGGCGTTCTGCGCTACCGGAAGAAACGGACCGTCGACGACGGCGTGGATCATCTTCTCGCTCTGTGTGTTGGTCGCCGTCGCGTTCACGTTGTGGAATTTCGTTGTACGGCAGGGTAATACCGGCTCTAGCATCGGTAAGCAGATAATGGACTTCAAGGTCGTCGGCGAGCAGACGCAGCAGCCGATCGGAGTCGGCAAGTCGTTTCTGCGCCAGATCGCCCACGGTCTCGACGCTCTCATCTGCTACATCGGTTTCTTGTTCCCACTGTGGGATCCCAAACGGCAGACGATCGCCGACAAGCTCCTCAAGACCGTTTGCGTACCGCTGTAG
- a CDS encoding CD225/dispanin family protein produces MTEQPPPPPGNYPPPPPPSGGMPPPAPAAQPNNNLIWGILVTVLCCLPLGIVSIVKSTQVSGLWAQGRAAEAQQAADDAKKYAVWGAIAGVIVFVIVIIINVVVGIGATTSYS; encoded by the coding sequence ATGACCGAACAGCCCCCACCGCCCCCCGGGAACTATCCTCCGCCGCCACCACCGAGCGGCGGCATGCCGCCTCCTGCTCCCGCAGCGCAGCCGAACAACAACCTGATCTGGGGCATCTTGGTGACGGTGTTGTGCTGTCTACCACTCGGAATCGTGTCGATCGTAAAGTCCACTCAGGTCTCCGGTCTGTGGGCACAGGGGCGCGCAGCAGAAGCGCAGCAGGCGGCTGACGACGCGAAGAAGTACGCGGTGTGGGGCGCGATCGCCGGCGTCATCGTCTTCGTGATCGTCATCATCATCAACGTCGTCGTCGGCATCGGCGCGACAACCAGTTACTCCTAG
- a CDS encoding DUF4307 domain-containing protein, translated as MIERPSARYGRQRLTRRQRRLIAGGLTALVLVVGVTIAVIASGRFSNAVKGELGGYRLVDDETVDVTISVTREDPSQPVVCIIRARAIDGSETGRREVLVPPAAQQTVQVTAVVKSNKPPVVGDVYGCGADVPSYLVAP; from the coding sequence ATGATCGAGCGTCCCTCCGCGCGTTATGGGCGCCAGCGTCTGACCCGGCGCCAGCGGCGGTTGATCGCCGGTGGGCTGACCGCGCTGGTCCTGGTGGTCGGGGTGACGATCGCGGTAATCGCGTCGGGGCGGTTCAGCAATGCGGTCAAGGGTGAACTGGGCGGTTACCGCCTGGTCGACGACGAAACCGTCGACGTCACGATCAGCGTGACGCGGGAGGATCCGTCCCAGCCGGTGGTGTGCATCATCCGGGCCCGCGCGATCGACGGTAGCGAAACAGGTCGCCGCGAGGTTCTGGTCCCGCCGGCCGCCCAGCAGACCGTGCAGGTGACAGCCGTCGTCAAGTCCAACAAGCCGCCGGTCGTCGGCGACGTCTACGGCTGCGGCGCCGACGTGCCGTCCTACCTGGTGGCCCCGTAG
- the trhA gene encoding PAQR family membrane homeostasis protein TrhA, whose amino-acid sequence MVQVDADEAQQPPVRVYAEDLPEAVVDGVANFFHKPRLRGWIHVYAAVVAFIAGAALVSVSWSAVSTRAGLATLVYTLTIVAMFAVSGAYHRIEWKSATARKWMKRLDHSMIFIFIAGSYTPFAVLALPESDGLVLLAIVWAGAIAGVLLKMFWPSAPRWVGVPLYLLLGWVAAWFVGPIMHGAGVAALVLLIVGGALYSIGGVLYGLKWPNPWPTTFGHHEFFHACTAVAAICHYIAMWFAVF is encoded by the coding sequence ATGGTGCAGGTAGATGCCGACGAGGCTCAGCAGCCACCGGTGCGCGTCTACGCGGAGGATTTGCCCGAAGCGGTTGTCGATGGTGTCGCCAACTTCTTCCACAAGCCGCGGTTGCGCGGCTGGATCCACGTCTACGCCGCGGTCGTCGCGTTCATCGCCGGCGCGGCATTGGTGTCGGTGTCGTGGTCAGCGGTGTCCACCCGCGCCGGCCTCGCCACCCTGGTTTACACGCTGACGATCGTCGCGATGTTCGCTGTGAGCGGCGCGTACCACCGGATCGAGTGGAAGTCGGCGACGGCCCGAAAATGGATGAAGCGCCTCGATCACTCGATGATCTTCATCTTCATCGCCGGCAGCTACACGCCGTTCGCGGTGCTGGCACTGCCGGAGTCCGACGGCCTGGTCCTGTTGGCGATCGTCTGGGCCGGCGCCATCGCCGGGGTACTGCTCAAGATGTTCTGGCCGTCGGCCCCGCGCTGGGTCGGGGTGCCGCTGTACCTGTTACTGGGCTGGGTGGCGGCGTGGTTCGTCGGGCCGATCATGCACGGCGCGGGCGTCGCCGCGCTGGTTCTGCTGATCGTCGGTGGCGCGCTCTACAGCATCGGCGGCGTGCTCTACGGCCTCAAGTGGCCGAACCCGTGGCCCACTACGTTCGGCCACCACGAGTTCTTCCATGCGTGCACAGCGGTCGCCGCGATCTGCCACTACATCGCGATGTGGTTCGCCGTCTTCTGA
- the greA gene encoding transcription elongation factor GreA, translating into MTDTQVTWLTEEAHDRLKAELDQLIANRPVIAAEINDRREEGDLRENGGYHAAREQQGQEEARIRQLQELLNNAKVGEAPKQSGVALPGSVVKVQYGDDKSDTETFLIATRQEGVSDGKLEVYSPKSPLGEALIDAKVGDVKTYTIPNGNTVKVTLLSAEPYHS; encoded by the coding sequence ATGACCGACACGCAGGTCACGTGGCTGACTGAGGAAGCACACGATCGGCTGAAGGCCGAGCTCGATCAGCTGATCGCCAACCGACCGGTCATCGCCGCCGAGATCAACGATCGACGCGAAGAGGGCGACCTGCGCGAGAACGGTGGCTACCACGCCGCACGCGAGCAGCAGGGCCAGGAAGAGGCCCGCATTCGCCAGCTGCAGGAGCTGCTGAACAACGCCAAGGTCGGCGAGGCTCCCAAGCAGTCCGGCGTGGCGCTGCCCGGTTCGGTGGTCAAGGTGCAGTACGGCGACGACAAGAGCGATACCGAGACGTTCCTGATCGCCACCCGCCAGGAGGGTGTCAGCGACGGGAAGCTCGAGGTCTATTCGCCGAAGTCGCCGCTCGGCGAGGCGCTCATCGACGCGAAGGTCGGCGACGTCAAGACCTACACGATCCCCAACGGCAACACCGTCAAGGTGACACTCCTCAGCGCTGAGCCCTATCACTCCTGA
- a CDS encoding cystathionine beta-synthase: MRIARHISELIGNTPLVQLNSVVPDGAGTVAAKIEYLNPGGSSKDRIAIKMIDAAEASGELKPGGTIVEPTSGNTGVGLALVAQQRGYKCIFVCPDKVSEDKQNVLRAYGADVVVCPTAVAPDNPDSYYSVSNRLVEEIDGAWKPDQYSNPMGPASHYETTGPEVWADTDGKVTHFVAGVGTGGTITGAGRYLKEVSARRPEGPVRIIGVDPEGSVYSGGTGRPYLVEGVGEDFWPSAYDPTVPDEIIAVSDADSFEMTRRLAREEALLVGGSCGMAVVAAIKVAEKAGPDSVVVVLLPDGGRGYLSKVFNDGWMSSYGFLRSRLDGSVEETTVGEVLRGKSGALPDLVHTHPSETVRDAIGILREYGVSQMPVVGAEPPVMAGEVAGSVAERELLSAVFEGRANLADAVSQHMSPPLPLIGAGELVSTAAKTLRECDAVMVVEEGKPVGVLTRHDLLGFLSDGSSRRVR; encoded by the coding sequence ATGCGGATCGCACGGCACATCAGTGAGCTCATCGGCAATACCCCTCTGGTACAGCTGAACTCCGTCGTCCCTGACGGCGCGGGCACCGTCGCCGCCAAGATCGAGTACCTGAATCCCGGCGGTAGCTCCAAGGACCGCATCGCGATCAAGATGATCGACGCGGCCGAAGCCAGCGGCGAACTCAAGCCCGGCGGCACCATCGTCGAGCCGACCTCCGGCAACACCGGTGTGGGCCTGGCGCTCGTGGCGCAGCAGCGCGGCTACAAATGCATCTTCGTCTGCCCCGACAAAGTCAGCGAGGACAAACAGAACGTGTTGCGCGCGTACGGCGCTGATGTCGTGGTCTGCCCGACGGCCGTGGCGCCGGACAATCCGGACAGCTATTACAGCGTCTCGAATCGGCTCGTCGAGGAGATCGACGGCGCGTGGAAGCCCGATCAGTACTCCAACCCCATGGGGCCCGCCAGCCACTACGAGACCACTGGCCCCGAGGTGTGGGCGGACACCGACGGCAAGGTCACCCATTTCGTCGCAGGCGTCGGCACCGGCGGCACGATCACCGGGGCCGGGCGGTATCTCAAGGAGGTTTCTGCACGGCGTCCAGAAGGCCCGGTCAGGATCATCGGCGTCGACCCCGAGGGGTCGGTGTACTCCGGCGGCACCGGCAGGCCGTACTTGGTCGAAGGCGTGGGCGAGGACTTCTGGCCGTCGGCCTACGACCCGACCGTGCCGGACGAGATCATCGCCGTGTCCGATGCGGACTCATTCGAGATGACGCGCAGGCTGGCCCGCGAAGAGGCCCTCCTCGTCGGTGGTTCGTGCGGCATGGCCGTCGTCGCCGCCATCAAGGTCGCCGAGAAAGCGGGCCCGGATTCGGTTGTGGTCGTCCTCCTACCGGATGGCGGAAGAGGTTATCTGTCAAAGGTTTTCAATGACGGATGGATGTCGTCCTACGGATTTCTGCGGAGCCGGCTCGACGGTTCTGTCGAGGAGACGACCGTCGGAGAGGTGCTGCGCGGCAAGTCGGGTGCGCTGCCCGACCTGGTGCACACCCACCCGTCGGAGACCGTGCGCGACGCGATCGGCATCCTGCGCGAGTACGGCGTCTCCCAGATGCCGGTGGTGGGTGCCGAGCCGCCGGTGATGGCGGGTGAGGTGGCGGGCAGCGTCGCGGAGCGCGAACTGCTGTCCGCGGTGTTCGAGGGCCGGGCCAATCTGGCAGATGCGGTGTCCCAGCACATGAGTCCGCCACTGCCGCTGATCGGTGCGGGCGAGCTCGTCAGCACCGCGGCGAAGACACTGCGCGAGTGCGACGCCGTGATGGTCGTGGAAGAGGGTAAGCCGGTGGGCGTCCTGACCCGTCATGACCTATTGGGCTTCCTGTCCGACGGAAGCAGCCGTCGAGTCCGCTAG